In Eleutherodactylus coqui strain aEleCoq1 chromosome 4, aEleCoq1.hap1, whole genome shotgun sequence, the following are encoded in one genomic region:
- the FUNDC1 gene encoding FUN14 domain-containing protein 1, with translation MAARRDPSSDDESYEVLDITEYARRHHWWSRVFGRNSGPLTEKYSVATQIVMGGVTGWCAGFLFQKVGKLAATAVGGGFLLLQIASHGGYIQIDWKRVEKDVNKAKRKIKKQANKSVPEINNLIEESQDFIKQNIVVSGGFIGGFLLGLAS, from the exons ATGGCTGCCCGGAGAG ATCCCAGCAGTGATGATGAATCCTATGAAGTACTGGACATAACAGAATATGCCAGACGTCACCATTGGTGGAGTCGAGTTTTTGGACGGAATTCTGGACCCTTGACGGAAAAGTATTCTGTAGCAACACAGATTGTCATGGGTGGAGTGACCGGCTG GTGTGCTGGGTTTTTGTTCCAGAAAGTTGGGAAGCTGGCAGCGACCGCCGTGGGTGGTGGCTTCCTTCTGCTTCAG ATTGCGAGTCATgggggttatatacaaatagatTGGAAGCGAGTTGAAAAGGATGTAAACAAGGCAAAGAGAAAGATAAAGAAACAGGCAAATAAGTCTGTGCCAGAAATTAATAATTTAATTGaggag TCACAAGATTTTATCAAGCAGAACATTGTAGTGTCCGGGGGGTTTATTGGCGGATTCTTACTGGGCCTTGCGTCTTAG